In Nocardioides sp. JQ2195, a genomic segment contains:
- a CDS encoding ABC transporter ATP-binding protein, which yields MSLLDVRGLTRSFGPVRALAGVDLTIEDGEVLAVLGPSGCGKTTLLRTVAGFLPGDAGTVTLGDRPVLVDGRSRVSTRHRNVGYVPQEGALFPHLDVAANITFGLDRGERRKADIAELLELLGLDPQLARRWPHELSGGQQQRVAVARALARKPSLLLLDEPFSSLDASLREATGRAVVRAVRATGAAALLVTHDQNEALSLADVVAVMTAGRVDQVGPPLEVYARPATPFVASFVGSGSVLRATVSGGVADSVIGRFPVSHSGDGEVDIFVRPEQVRLDAAGPVVASVAGFDFYGHDACLHLAVDGHDDVLCRVRGDRVPGTGERVRISVDGAATVFERSS from the coding sequence ATGAGCCTGCTCGACGTCCGCGGGCTCACCCGCAGCTTCGGCCCGGTGCGAGCGCTGGCCGGTGTCGACCTGACCATCGAGGACGGTGAGGTGCTGGCCGTGCTCGGCCCGTCGGGCTGCGGCAAGACGACGCTCCTGCGCACCGTCGCCGGCTTCCTGCCGGGTGACGCCGGCACCGTCACGCTGGGGGATCGCCCGGTGCTGGTCGACGGCCGGTCCAGGGTCTCGACCCGACACCGCAACGTCGGCTACGTCCCTCAGGAAGGGGCCTTGTTCCCCCACCTCGACGTGGCCGCGAACATCACCTTCGGCCTCGATCGCGGCGAGCGACGCAAGGCCGACATCGCGGAGCTGCTCGAGCTGCTCGGCCTCGACCCGCAACTGGCCCGACGTTGGCCGCACGAGCTCTCCGGTGGCCAGCAGCAACGCGTCGCGGTGGCCCGAGCCCTGGCCCGCAAGCCCTCCCTGCTGCTCCTCGACGAGCCGTTCTCGTCCCTCGACGCCTCGTTGCGGGAGGCCACCGGTCGTGCCGTCGTCCGCGCCGTTCGCGCAACCGGCGCCGCCGCGCTCCTCGTCACGCACGACCAGAACGAAGCACTGTCCCTGGCCGACGTGGTCGCGGTGATGACGGCGGGCCGGGTGGACCAGGTGGGGCCCCCGCTGGAGGTCTATGCGCGACCGGCCACGCCGTTCGTGGCCTCCTTCGTCGGCAGCGGCTCCGTCCTCCGGGCCACCGTCTCCGGCGGGGTGGCCGACTCCGTGATCGGCCGTTTCCCGGTCTCGCACAGCGGTGACGGGGAGGTCGACATCTTCGTCCGCCCGGAGCAGGTGCGCCTCGACGCCGCCGGTCCGGTGGTGGCGTCCGTCGCCGGGTTCGACTTCTACGGCCACGACGCCTGCCTGCACCTGGCCGTCGACGGCCACGACGACGTCCTGTGCCGCGTGCGTGGCGACCGGGTCCCGGGCACGGGCGAGCGGGTCCGGATCAGCGTCGACGGCGCGGCCACTGTCTTCGAGCGTTCGTCATGA
- a CDS encoding iron ABC transporter substrate-binding protein: protein MKTRSIALAVPVLMLSGLLSSCSEDDGPSITVYNAQHEELLEELAPIFEEETGIDVKLRNGKDFELANQIVTEGDASPADVFLTENSPAMSLVESEGLFAPLAEETLALTPKQYRPESGNWTGFAARSTVVMYNKDDIAPEDLPKSILDFADPQWKGKVSFSPTGADFQAIVSAVLQLEGEAATKEWLAGLAANGEVYDGNNIVMQSVNDGETPTGIAYHYYWYRDQKESGENSSSTELHFFGNQDPGAFVSISGAGVLESSDKQDDAQAFVKFLVDKVGQQALADSYALEYPLNPDVQLEPLVKPFSELEPPTVDVSALNGPKVIELMQDAGLI from the coding sequence ATGAAGACCCGCTCGATCGCCCTCGCCGTCCCCGTGCTGATGCTGAGCGGCCTGCTCAGCTCCTGCAGTGAGGACGACGGACCCTCGATCACCGTCTACAACGCGCAGCACGAGGAGCTCCTCGAGGAGCTGGCGCCGATCTTCGAGGAGGAGACCGGCATCGACGTGAAGCTGCGCAACGGCAAGGACTTCGAGCTGGCCAACCAGATCGTCACCGAGGGCGACGCCTCGCCGGCCGACGTCTTCCTCACGGAGAACTCGCCCGCCATGTCGTTGGTCGAGAGCGAGGGGCTCTTCGCGCCGCTCGCCGAGGAGACGCTCGCCCTGACTCCGAAGCAGTACCGCCCCGAGAGCGGCAACTGGACCGGCTTCGCGGCCCGCTCCACCGTCGTGATGTACAACAAGGACGACATCGCTCCGGAGGACCTGCCGAAGAGCATCCTCGACTTCGCCGACCCGCAGTGGAAGGGGAAGGTCTCCTTCTCGCCCACCGGTGCCGACTTCCAGGCCATCGTGTCGGCCGTGCTGCAGCTGGAGGGCGAGGCCGCGACCAAGGAGTGGCTCGCCGGTCTCGCCGCCAACGGTGAGGTCTACGACGGCAACAACATCGTCATGCAGTCGGTCAACGACGGTGAGACCCCGACCGGGATCGCCTACCACTACTACTGGTACCGCGACCAGAAGGAGTCCGGAGAGAACAGCTCGAGCACCGAGCTCCACTTCTTCGGCAACCAGGACCCCGGTGCCTTCGTCAGCATCTCCGGCGCCGGCGTGCTCGAGTCCAGCGACAAGCAGGACGACGCGCAGGCGTTCGTGAAGTTCCTGGTCGACAAGGTGGGCCAGCAGGCCCTGGCCGACAGCTACGCGCTGGAGTACCCGCTCAACCCCGACGTGCAGCTCGAGCCACTGGTCAAGCCGTTCAGCGAGCTGGAGCCGCCCACCGTCGACGTCTCGGCGCTCAATGGCCCCAAGGTCATCGAGCTGATGCAGGACGCCGGCCTGATCTGA
- a CDS encoding dipeptidase codes for MTSIDAIRSRLTELMPAIRADLEDLVRIESVSADPARAAEVQRSAEKTRELFAAEGFEAQILSADGGAPAVVATKSATQGDPAAAKTVLLYAHHDVQPENDHSEWITAPFEPTEVGDRLYGRGAADDKAGIAAHLAALRILGDELPVNVVVFVEGEEEVGSDSLPAFLEAYKDQLEADVIVIADSGNWDIGVPALTTSLRGLVRADVEVRTLTHAVHSGMWGGLAPDALIALSRLIASLHDDDGNVAVQGLHSGPAADVDYPEERLRAESGAVPGIEWIGSGTAVERLWTKPSLSITGLDAPKVDGASNTLVAAARAKISLRVAPGDTAANAAECLRKHVEANVPWGAEHTFTIVDTGEATQIDATGPAYDVARDAFTQAWDGTAPVDMGVGGSIPFIAAFLEAFPQASVLVTGVEDPDTRAHGANEGLHLAEFERVCVAEALLLANLAR; via the coding sequence ATGACATCGATCGACGCCATCCGTTCCCGTCTCACCGAGTTGATGCCCGCGATCCGGGCCGACCTCGAGGACCTCGTCCGCATCGAGTCCGTGAGTGCCGACCCGGCACGCGCGGCCGAGGTGCAGCGCAGCGCCGAGAAGACCCGCGAGCTGTTCGCCGCCGAGGGCTTCGAGGCACAGATCCTCAGCGCCGACGGGGGAGCTCCCGCCGTCGTGGCGACGAAGAGCGCGACGCAGGGCGACCCGGCCGCGGCGAAGACCGTGCTTCTCTACGCGCACCACGACGTGCAGCCCGAGAACGACCACTCCGAGTGGATCACCGCTCCCTTCGAGCCCACCGAGGTCGGCGACCGCCTCTACGGCCGCGGTGCCGCCGACGACAAGGCCGGCATTGCCGCCCACCTGGCCGCCCTGCGCATCCTCGGCGACGAGCTGCCGGTCAACGTGGTCGTCTTCGTCGAGGGCGAGGAGGAGGTCGGCTCCGACTCGCTGCCGGCCTTCCTCGAGGCCTACAAGGACCAGCTCGAGGCCGACGTGATCGTGATCGCCGACTCGGGCAACTGGGACATCGGTGTTCCGGCCCTGACCACCAGCCTGCGCGGCCTGGTCCGGGCCGACGTCGAGGTCCGCACCCTCACCCACGCCGTCCACTCCGGGATGTGGGGCGGTCTCGCCCCCGACGCCCTGATCGCGCTCAGCCGGCTGATCGCCTCCCTCCACGACGACGACGGCAACGTGGCCGTCCAGGGCCTCCACTCCGGGCCCGCTGCTGACGTCGACTACCCCGAGGAGCGGCTGCGTGCCGAGTCCGGTGCGGTCCCCGGCATCGAGTGGATCGGCAGCGGCACCGCGGTCGAGCGCCTGTGGACCAAGCCGTCGCTGAGCATCACCGGCCTCGACGCCCCCAAGGTCGACGGCGCCAGCAACACGCTGGTCGCCGCGGCCCGCGCCAAGATCTCGCTGCGCGTGGCGCCCGGTGACACCGCCGCCAACGCCGCCGAGTGCCTGCGCAAGCACGTCGAGGCCAACGTGCCGTGGGGCGCGGAGCACACGTTCACCATCGTCGACACCGGCGAGGCCACCCAGATCGATGCCACCGGCCCGGCGTACGACGTGGCACGCGACGCGTTCACCCAGGCCTGGGACGGCACCGCACCGGTCGACATGGGCGTCGGTGGGTCGATCCCGTTCATCGCCGCGTTCCTCGAGGCGTTCCCGCAGGCCAGTGTGCTGGTCACCGGTGTCGAGGACCCCGACACGCGTGCCCACGGCGCCAACGAGGGCCTGCACCTTGCCGAGTTCGAGCGGGTCTGCGTCGCCGAGGCGCTGCTGCTGGCCAACCTGGCGCGCTGA
- a CDS encoding AMP-binding protein, which yields MTVTGSAPSPLRHPFGDLARFQDRAALVTAEGRVSYAELSDRVARRAEAWLDCRRLVVLTGANTVDFVVAYLAALSAGCPVVVVPGGEETISAVTGAWDPDVVVRCSPGGGALDDVRRPASAHGFHPDLAVLLSTSGSTGSPKLVRLSHDNLTSNATSIADYLGLTADDCGITSLPLHYCYGLSVLHSHLSVGAAVVLTDSSVVDACFWDLVERAGVTGLAGVPHTFDLLDRSGFGERVLPRLRYVTQAGGKLEAERVRGYHRAGRRSGWDFYVMYGQTEATARMAYLPPDLAEAWPQSIGRAIPGGMLRLDPVQGADDGVGELVYSGPNVMMGYAEHPRDLALDAMPAELRTGDLARALPHGLFEVVGRSSRFTKVFGLRVNLDDVEAHLAGHGITARCVGLEGSIDVFVTRRRDVRPATELTAALCGVPGWVVTTRRLPELPLTASGKPDHRRLGELAGASRRRESVPQRVDAADLRELYARVLDRDDVTVDDSFVGLGADSLSFVEMSVRLGERVDPLPANWHHKPIREIAEGAAQRSRWGTSFDTTVLLRALATVFIVGSHVELFDLTGGAHLLLILAGYNLARFHLGSGPGTSARIGWAVTAILVPSVLWIGATALVFGDYDLSTVTFLNWALGSDTWDDRWRFWFLECLVWIIAGVAVLLASARVRRLEAGHPFGFALAFFSGAMALRLGLTGWTADGIDHYTAPIVLWCVALGWLGARARSLPQRVLVSALGVLSVVGFFGEPSREGVVWAGLLIALWLPTVRLPRAVAWFVGLVATSSLAVYLTHWQVYPHLEVDHPWLALFASLAVGVGYHHASKPLGDAARRLRPPRAPHPAPTPPPPCNAVSRSLRR from the coding sequence ATGACCGTCACCGGGTCAGCCCCGTCACCCCTGCGCCACCCGTTCGGCGACCTCGCCCGGTTCCAGGACCGTGCCGCGCTGGTCACGGCCGAGGGCCGGGTCTCCTACGCCGAGCTGTCCGACCGGGTGGCCCGTCGTGCGGAGGCCTGGCTGGACTGCCGACGCCTGGTGGTGCTCACGGGGGCGAACACCGTCGACTTCGTGGTCGCCTACCTGGCCGCCCTGTCGGCGGGATGCCCGGTGGTCGTCGTTCCGGGGGGCGAGGAGACGATCAGCGCGGTCACCGGTGCGTGGGACCCCGACGTCGTGGTGCGCTGCTCGCCCGGGGGCGGAGCGCTCGACGACGTACGCCGTCCTGCCAGCGCGCACGGGTTCCACCCCGACCTGGCGGTGCTGCTCTCGACCTCGGGATCGACCGGCTCACCGAAGCTGGTCCGGCTCTCGCACGACAACCTCACCAGCAATGCGACCAGCATCGCCGACTACCTGGGCCTCACCGCGGACGACTGCGGGATCACGAGCCTGCCGCTGCACTACTGCTACGGGCTCTCCGTCCTGCACAGTCACCTGAGCGTCGGTGCGGCCGTGGTCCTCACCGACAGCTCCGTCGTGGATGCCTGCTTCTGGGACCTGGTCGAGCGAGCCGGCGTCACCGGGCTCGCGGGGGTGCCCCACACCTTCGACCTGCTCGATCGCTCGGGCTTCGGTGAACGGGTCCTGCCCCGGCTGCGCTACGTCACCCAGGCCGGCGGGAAGCTGGAGGCCGAACGGGTGCGCGGCTACCACCGCGCGGGACGACGATCCGGCTGGGACTTCTACGTGATGTACGGCCAGACGGAGGCCACCGCTCGGATGGCCTACCTGCCACCCGACCTGGCCGAGGCCTGGCCGCAGTCCATCGGACGGGCCATTCCCGGCGGGATGCTCCGACTCGATCCGGTGCAGGGCGCCGACGACGGGGTGGGGGAGCTGGTCTACTCCGGACCCAACGTGATGATGGGCTACGCAGAGCACCCCCGGGACCTCGCACTCGATGCGATGCCGGCGGAGCTGCGCACCGGAGACCTGGCCCGCGCGCTGCCGCACGGCCTGTTCGAGGTGGTGGGTCGCAGCAGCCGCTTCACCAAGGTCTTCGGGCTCCGGGTCAACCTCGACGACGTCGAGGCACACCTCGCCGGGCACGGCATCACAGCCCGGTGCGTGGGGCTGGAGGGCAGCATCGACGTCTTCGTCACGCGCCGGCGCGACGTCCGGCCGGCGACCGAGCTCACCGCGGCCCTGTGCGGCGTACCCGGCTGGGTGGTGACCACCCGCCGCCTCCCGGAGCTGCCCCTCACCGCGAGCGGGAAGCCCGACCACCGGCGCCTCGGCGAGCTGGCCGGAGCGTCGCGGAGACGCGAGTCGGTGCCGCAGCGCGTGGACGCCGCCGACCTGCGCGAGCTCTACGCGCGGGTGCTCGACCGGGACGACGTGACCGTCGACGACAGCTTCGTGGGCCTGGGTGCCGACTCGCTCTCGTTCGTCGAGATGTCCGTGCGACTGGGGGAGAGGGTCGACCCGCTGCCGGCGAACTGGCACCACAAGCCGATCCGTGAGATCGCGGAGGGCGCCGCGCAGCGCAGCCGCTGGGGCACCTCCTTCGACACGACCGTGCTCCTGCGCGCTCTCGCGACCGTCTTCATCGTCGGTTCCCACGTCGAGCTCTTCGACCTGACCGGCGGCGCCCACCTGCTGCTGATCCTCGCTGGCTACAACCTGGCCCGGTTCCACCTCGGGTCCGGACCCGGCACCTCGGCGCGCATCGGCTGGGCCGTGACGGCGATCCTCGTGCCCAGCGTGCTGTGGATCGGCGCGACGGCGTTGGTCTTCGGTGACTACGACCTGAGCACGGTCACCTTCCTGAACTGGGCCCTGGGCTCCGACACGTGGGACGACCGATGGCGCTTCTGGTTCCTCGAGTGCCTGGTCTGGATCATTGCCGGGGTCGCGGTGCTGCTCGCCTCCGCACGGGTACGCCGGCTCGAGGCCGGGCACCCCTTCGGCTTCGCGCTGGCGTTCTTCTCGGGCGCGATGGCCCTGCGCCTGGGGCTCACCGGTTGGACCGCCGACGGGATCGACCACTACACGGCTCCGATCGTGCTGTGGTGCGTGGCCCTCGGCTGGCTGGGTGCCCGCGCACGCTCGCTGCCGCAGCGGGTGCTGGTCAGCGCGCTCGGGGTGCTCTCCGTGGTCGGCTTCTTCGGCGAGCCCTCACGCGAGGGCGTCGTCTGGGCCGGCCTGCTGATCGCCCTGTGGCTGCCCACGGTGCGGTTGCCCCGGGCGGTCGCCTGGTTCGTCGGGCTGGTGGCCACGAGCTCGCTGGCCGTCTACCTGACCCACTGGCAGGTCTATCCGCACCTCGAGGTGGACCACCCCTGGCTGGCGCTCTTCGCATCGCTGGCGGTGGGCGTGGGCTACCACCACGCCAGCAAGCCCCTGGGCGACGCGGCCCGACGTCTTCGCCCTCCGCGCGCCCCGCACCCCGCCCCCACCCCGCCTCCCCCGTGCAACGCGGTGTCCAGGTCACTGCGCAGGTGA
- a CDS encoding iron ABC transporter permease, which produces MTTTVDRPRPARRVVDGAPVALLLIGVAVALFALIPLIHVVQYAATVDPDVAKDQLFRPRIGMLLRNTLGLMVTCVAASIVVSVACAWLVVRTDLPLRGLWHVLLTAPLAVPAFVNGFGWVSLTHSVEGFAGAAMVVTLSYFPFVYLPVCAALRGLDPAHEEIAATMGLGRPATFARVVLPQLRPAILGGSLLVALHMFSEFGALKTLRFPTFTTAIYDQFNTTFNGPAAHLSSAVLVLLCLVVLLVELRLRGHRRYARTSSGSPRTGESSPLGALRWPALLVPGAVVALALGVPIYSLVHWMQVGSSTGEGLDRLLPTALTTVSYAALGALLSVVLALPVALLVVRHSSVASTLVERSTYTANALPGIVVALALITVTIEYATDLYQTSVVLVAAYLIMFLSRAVVSVRASLEQAPPVLENVAKSLGVGALATTWRVTVPIVMPGIGAGAALVFIAISTELTATLLLAPLETQTLATQFWSESSALAYGAAAPYALAMVLISMPAVYLLSRTTQGRRPGKVVEP; this is translated from the coding sequence ATGACCACCACCGTCGACCGACCGCGCCCCGCGCGGCGGGTGGTCGACGGGGCCCCCGTGGCACTCCTGCTCATCGGAGTCGCCGTCGCACTGTTCGCGTTGATCCCGCTCATCCACGTGGTGCAGTACGCCGCCACGGTCGACCCCGACGTCGCCAAGGATCAGCTGTTCCGACCCAGGATCGGCATGTTGCTGCGCAACACGCTCGGCCTGATGGTCACGTGCGTGGCGGCCAGCATCGTGGTCTCGGTGGCGTGCGCATGGCTGGTGGTCCGCACCGACCTTCCCCTCCGAGGGTTGTGGCACGTGCTGCTGACCGCACCGCTCGCCGTCCCCGCGTTCGTCAACGGGTTCGGCTGGGTCTCGTTGACGCACTCGGTGGAAGGGTTCGCCGGGGCGGCCATGGTCGTCACGCTGTCCTACTTCCCGTTCGTCTACCTGCCCGTCTGTGCGGCGCTGCGTGGGCTCGATCCCGCCCACGAGGAGATCGCCGCCACGATGGGACTGGGACGCCCGGCCACGTTCGCGCGTGTGGTGCTGCCGCAGCTGCGGCCCGCGATCCTGGGCGGCTCCCTCCTGGTGGCGCTGCACATGTTCTCCGAGTTCGGCGCACTCAAGACGCTGCGCTTCCCGACCTTCACCACCGCGATCTACGACCAGTTCAACACCACGTTCAACGGCCCGGCGGCGCACCTGTCGTCCGCCGTGCTCGTGCTGCTGTGCCTCGTCGTGCTGCTCGTCGAGCTGAGGCTGCGGGGGCACCGTCGCTATGCCCGCACCAGCAGTGGCAGCCCACGCACGGGTGAGTCGAGCCCGCTGGGTGCCCTGCGGTGGCCGGCACTGCTGGTGCCGGGTGCCGTGGTCGCCCTCGCGCTGGGCGTGCCGATCTACAGCCTGGTCCACTGGATGCAGGTCGGCTCCTCCACCGGCGAGGGCCTCGACCGGCTGCTGCCGACGGCACTCACCACGGTGTCGTACGCCGCCCTCGGTGCACTCCTGTCCGTCGTGCTGGCGCTGCCGGTGGCCCTGCTCGTCGTACGCCACTCGTCGGTGGCCAGCACCCTGGTCGAGCGCAGCACCTACACCGCCAACGCGCTGCCCGGCATCGTGGTCGCGCTGGCCCTGATCACCGTCACCATCGAGTACGCCACCGACCTCTACCAGACGTCGGTGGTGCTGGTCGCGGCCTACCTGATCATGTTCCTGTCGCGCGCCGTGGTCAGCGTGCGCGCCTCCCTGGAGCAGGCGCCGCCGGTCCTGGAGAACGTGGCCAAGTCGTTGGGTGTCGGTGCGCTGGCCACCACCTGGCGGGTCACGGTGCCGATCGTGATGCCCGGCATCGGCGCGGGCGCCGCGCTGGTCTTCATCGCCATCTCCACGGAGCTGACCGCCACCCTGCTGCTGGCCCCGCTGGAGACCCAGACGCTGGCCACCCAGTTCTGGTCGGAGTCATCCGCCCTCGCGTACGGCGCCGCTGCGCCGTACGCCCTGGCGATGGTGCTGATCTCGATGCCGGCGGTCTATCTGCTCAGTCGCACGACGCAGGGGCGCCGCCCCGGGAAGGTGGTCGAGCCATGA
- a CDS encoding pyridoxal phosphate-dependent aminotransferase, which translates to MRTIKQSQKLKNVRYDVRGPILVEAERLEAQGHRILKLNIGNPAPFGFEAPQAIVADMVHHLPDAQGYSDSRGIFSARTAVAQYYQSRGLTEAHVDDIFIGNGVSELISLVLQAFVDDGNEILVPAPDYPLWTGAVSLSGGTPVHYLCDEDNDWMPDLEDIESKITENTHGLVIINPNNPTGAVYSEEMVKALVDIARRHDLVIFSDEIYEKILFDDAVHHHTAAHTGDDVLCLTFSGLSKAYRVCGYRAGWLMVSGPKHLAADFLEGLTLVANMRMCANVPAQHAIQTALGGYQSIEEFIGPGGRFYEQSMLAHKLLNEIPGVSSVKPHGALYCFPRLDPEVYPIKDDQQFVIDLLRSKHILVTHGTGFNWPTPDHFRLVTLPDVHMLEEAIGRIAEFLAEVRAEG; encoded by the coding sequence ATGCGCACCATCAAGCAGAGCCAGAAGCTCAAGAACGTCCGGTACGACGTCCGCGGACCGATCCTGGTCGAGGCCGAGAGGCTCGAGGCCCAGGGCCACCGGATCCTGAAGCTCAACATCGGCAACCCGGCTCCGTTCGGCTTCGAGGCTCCCCAGGCGATCGTCGCCGACATGGTGCACCACCTCCCCGATGCGCAGGGCTACTCCGACTCCCGGGGCATCTTCTCCGCCCGCACCGCGGTCGCGCAGTACTACCAGTCGCGTGGGTTGACCGAGGCCCACGTCGACGACATCTTCATCGGCAACGGGGTCTCCGAGCTGATCTCGCTGGTCCTCCAGGCGTTCGTCGACGACGGCAACGAGATCCTCGTGCCCGCGCCCGACTACCCGTTGTGGACCGGGGCGGTCTCGCTCTCGGGCGGCACCCCCGTGCACTACCTGTGCGACGAGGACAACGACTGGATGCCCGACCTCGAGGACATCGAGTCGAAGATCACCGAGAACACCCACGGGTTGGTGATCATCAACCCGAACAACCCGACGGGCGCGGTCTACAGCGAGGAGATGGTCAAGGCCCTGGTCGACATCGCCCGGCGGCACGACCTGGTCATCTTCAGCGACGAGATCTACGAGAAGATCCTGTTCGACGACGCGGTGCACCACCACACCGCGGCCCACACCGGCGATGACGTGCTGTGCCTGACCTTCAGTGGGCTGTCGAAGGCCTACCGAGTCTGCGGCTACCGGGCCGGATGGCTGATGGTCTCGGGTCCCAAGCACCTCGCGGCCGACTTCCTCGAGGGCCTCACGCTCGTCGCGAACATGCGCATGTGTGCCAACGTGCCGGCCCAGCACGCGATCCAGACTGCCCTGGGCGGCTACCAGTCGATCGAGGAGTTCATCGGTCCCGGCGGCCGGTTCTACGAGCAGAGCATGCTGGCCCACAAGCTGCTCAACGAGATTCCCGGCGTGAGCTCGGTGAAGCCGCACGGCGCCCTCTACTGCTTCCCGCGCCTGGACCCCGAGGTCTATCCGATCAAGGACGATCAGCAGTTCGTGATCGACCTGCTCCGCTCCAAGCACATCCTGGTCACGCACGGCACCGGCTTCAACTGGCCCACGCCCGACCACTTCCGGCTGGTCACGCTTCCCGACGTGCACATGCTGGAGGAGGCGATCGGCCGGATCGCGGAATTCCTGGCGGAGGTCCGCGCCGAGGGCTGA
- a CDS encoding helix-turn-helix domain-containing protein: protein MGDSGQLAGFLAVHRTRSLLQLTERLVATILHDNPAYAAGAVVPREDLHDSCRDNIVRVLELLALRVAGDSAPVTGPYFDAARATGSRRAEQGLPLDDVLRSFRVGGRLIWEDLIAQAGPVGMLDGDDLRIVGTELWHVVDDTSAQVAEAYHSTQRLQVRADEQRRAVIWEALLSGRGTDAAFVLEAARVLGLSPHGTVAVAVVDQPTVDRAATARITRRLAARGVASTWQHRSGSQVGVLELTTSDLGASVEVLGGWGVPVGLSSVVGGLAATGSALGEAMLALRTVAPGSPGVALYQERLPEALLLTSPEVADRLVQLWLGPLLDLPAREGETLLETLECWIAAGGSASRTATLVPCHRNTVVNRIRRVVDLTGHELLEGAPPVELSLALRRWRLDQRD from the coding sequence ATGGGTGACTCGGGCCAGCTGGCCGGCTTCCTGGCGGTGCACCGCACGCGCAGCCTGCTCCAGCTGACCGAGCGCCTCGTCGCCACGATCCTGCACGACAACCCGGCCTACGCGGCGGGTGCGGTCGTGCCACGGGAGGACCTCCACGACTCCTGTCGCGACAACATCGTGCGGGTGCTCGAGCTGTTGGCGCTGCGGGTTGCCGGCGACAGCGCGCCGGTCACCGGACCCTACTTCGACGCCGCGCGGGCCACCGGGAGCCGGCGGGCCGAGCAGGGCCTGCCGCTCGACGACGTCCTGCGCTCCTTCCGGGTCGGCGGCCGACTGATCTGGGAGGACCTGATCGCCCAGGCAGGACCGGTGGGCATGCTCGACGGTGACGACCTGCGGATCGTCGGGACCGAGCTGTGGCACGTGGTCGACGACACGTCGGCACAGGTCGCCGAGGCCTATCACTCCACGCAACGGTTGCAGGTGCGCGCCGACGAGCAGCGGCGTGCCGTCATCTGGGAGGCCCTGCTGTCCGGGCGCGGCACCGACGCGGCGTTCGTGCTCGAGGCGGCGCGGGTGCTGGGGCTCTCGCCCCACGGCACGGTGGCCGTGGCCGTGGTCGACCAGCCGACGGTGGATCGCGCGGCCACGGCGAGGATTACCCGCCGGCTGGCCGCCCGCGGCGTGGCATCGACCTGGCAGCACCGCTCCGGAAGTCAGGTCGGCGTGCTGGAGCTGACCACCTCCGACCTCGGGGCGAGCGTCGAGGTGCTCGGCGGCTGGGGCGTCCCGGTCGGGTTGTCCTCAGTGGTCGGCGGGCTGGCGGCCACCGGGTCCGCGCTCGGGGAGGCCATGCTGGCCCTGCGCACCGTTGCACCCGGGTCTCCGGGCGTCGCTCTCTATCAGGAGCGCCTGCCGGAGGCCCTGCTGCTCACCTCGCCGGAGGTCGCGGACCGGCTGGTCCAGCTCTGGCTCGGGCCGCTCCTGGACCTGCCCGCCCGGGAGGGGGAGACGCTCCTGGAGACGCTGGAGTGCTGGATCGCCGCCGGAGGCTCGGCCAGTCGTACGGCGACCCTGGTGCCCTGCCACCGCAACACCGTGGTGAACCGGATCCGCCGGGTGGTCGACCTGACCGGTCACGAGCTCCTCGAGGGCGCGCCGCCGGTCGAGCTGTCGCTGGCGCTGCGTCGCTGGCGACTCGACCAGCGCGACTGA